One genomic region from Mytilus trossulus isolate FHL-02 chromosome 9, PNRI_Mtr1.1.1.hap1, whole genome shotgun sequence encodes:
- the LOC134685014 gene encoding ETS-related transcription factor Elf-3-like isoform X1, which produces MYSMSAITSYTTDIGDLHRYHSMYFRPISPQFPLSQDDLIDMASSPQIVPSEGYHSDMSESELSFHEQEPMIIKQEKIYGCCSPSAEYETKTFMDLSTKMEYTEQSENTQLLSWTRKHPEHWESREVLDWVYYVADELFPESESPIRGEKFQNITGSQLCRMTLADFLDCDGYYGKSLYDTFRSCLNQGRFIEPAPCDYTTDYLNTNVPEFYKMYQISENIEPVNIDTRTEKMLEENLNLVTKIDDMDGMRKVQIGGMWIPFDDDPSNIPDAFLQVGDQVLDYISEDESDRSSDISNDGSRFLSLSNNSCTDIPLLPPYHRTRPQSSVSSDEGVFMDEPVSPIEPKPKKGRRVGQGSKGNHLWEFVRDLLKDPSLNPTLLRWEDKEAGVFRFVQSEAVAKMWGRKKNNPGMTYEKLSRAMRFCRSAGYFAEVPKSGKFPKKLCFRFGPKAYGWKEV; this is translated from the exons ATGTACAGTATGAGTGCTATAACTAGTTATACTACTGACATAGGAGATTTACATCGTTACCATTCTATGTATTTCAGACCCATTTCACCACAGTTCCCTCTAAGTCAGGACGATCTCATTGATATGGCTTCATCTCCACAAATA GTTCCATCTGAAGGTTACCATAGCGACATGTCAGAATCCGAGTTGTCTTTCCATGAACAAGAACCAATGATTATCAAACAAGAGAAAATATACGGCTGCTGCAGTCCATCAGCAGAATACGAAACTAAAACATTCATGGATTTATCAACCAAAATGG aaTACACTGAACAAAGTGAAAATACACAATTATTGAGCTGGACACGAAAACATCCAGAACATTGGGAAAGCAGGGAAGTTTTAGACTGGGTGTACTATGTTGCTGATGAACTGTTCCCAGAAAGTGAATCACCAATCAGAGGCGAGAAATTCCAGAACATTACCGGGTCTCAGCTTTGCAGAATGACTCTGGCCGATTTCCTTGACTGTGATGGTTATTATGGAAAGTCTTTGTACGACACATTCCGTAGTTGTCTTAATCAAG GACGTTTTATTGAACCTGCACCATGTGACTATACAACAGATTATTTGAACACGAATGTTCCAGAGTTCTACAAAATGTACCAAATCTCAGAAAATATTGAACCCGTCAACATAGATACACGAACAGAAA aaatgttaGAGGAGAATTTAAACCTTGTAACAAAGATTGATGATATGGATGGTATGAGAAAGGTACAGATCGGAGGCATGTGGATACCCTTTGACGACGACCCATCTAACATCCCTGATGCATTCTTACAAGTCGGAGATCAAGTCTTAGATTATATCAGTGAAGATG AATCTGACCGATCAAGCGATATCAGCAATGACGGCTCACGATTTTTGTCACTATCAAATAATTCCTGTACCGACATTCCATTATTACCGCCATATCACCGAACACGCCCACAATCCAGTGTATCGAGTGACGAAGGGGTGTTTATGGACGAACCAGTGTCCCCAATAGAACCAAAACCTAAAAAGGGACGACGTGTAGGTCAAGGTTCAAAGGGTAATCATTTGTGGGAATTTGTGAGAGACTTATTAAAAGATCCTAGTTTGAACCCAACATTATTGAGATGGGAAGATAAAGAAGCAGGAGTGTTCAGATTCGTGCAGTCTGAAGCTGTTGCCAAGATGTGGGGACGTAAAAAGAACAATCCAGGCATGACTTACGAGAAGCTGAGCAGAGCTATGAG GTTCTGTAGATCAGCTGGCTACTTCGCTGAAGTGCCAAAATCTGGCAAATTCCCGAAGAAATTATGCTTTAGATTCGGTCCAAAAGCTTATGGATGGAAAGAGGTGTAG
- the LOC134685014 gene encoding ETS-related transcription factor Elf-3-like isoform X3, with amino-acid sequence MASSPQIVPSEGYHSDMSESELSFHEQEPMIIKQEKIYGCCSPSAEYETKTFMDLSTKMEYTEQSENTQLLSWTRKHPEHWESREVLDWVYYVADELFPESESPIRGEKFQNITGSQLCRMTLADFLDCDGYYGKSLYDTFRSCLNQGRFIEPAPCDYTTDYLNTNVPEFYKMYQISENIEPVNIDTRTEKMLEENLNLVTKIDDMDGMRKVQIGGMWIPFDDDPSNIPDAFLQVGDQVLDYISEDESDRSSDISNDGSRFLSLSNNSCTDIPLLPPYHRTRPQSSVSSDEGVFMDEPVSPIEPKPKKGRRVGQGSKGNHLWEFVRDLLKDPSLNPTLLRWEDKEAGVFRFVQSEAVAKMWGRKKNNPGMTYEKLSRAMRFCRSAGYFAEVPKSGKFPKKLCFRFGPKAYGWKEV; translated from the exons ATGGCTTCATCTCCACAAATA GTTCCATCTGAAGGTTACCATAGCGACATGTCAGAATCCGAGTTGTCTTTCCATGAACAAGAACCAATGATTATCAAACAAGAGAAAATATACGGCTGCTGCAGTCCATCAGCAGAATACGAAACTAAAACATTCATGGATTTATCAACCAAAATGG aaTACACTGAACAAAGTGAAAATACACAATTATTGAGCTGGACACGAAAACATCCAGAACATTGGGAAAGCAGGGAAGTTTTAGACTGGGTGTACTATGTTGCTGATGAACTGTTCCCAGAAAGTGAATCACCAATCAGAGGCGAGAAATTCCAGAACATTACCGGGTCTCAGCTTTGCAGAATGACTCTGGCCGATTTCCTTGACTGTGATGGTTATTATGGAAAGTCTTTGTACGACACATTCCGTAGTTGTCTTAATCAAG GACGTTTTATTGAACCTGCACCATGTGACTATACAACAGATTATTTGAACACGAATGTTCCAGAGTTCTACAAAATGTACCAAATCTCAGAAAATATTGAACCCGTCAACATAGATACACGAACAGAAA aaatgttaGAGGAGAATTTAAACCTTGTAACAAAGATTGATGATATGGATGGTATGAGAAAGGTACAGATCGGAGGCATGTGGATACCCTTTGACGACGACCCATCTAACATCCCTGATGCATTCTTACAAGTCGGAGATCAAGTCTTAGATTATATCAGTGAAGATG AATCTGACCGATCAAGCGATATCAGCAATGACGGCTCACGATTTTTGTCACTATCAAATAATTCCTGTACCGACATTCCATTATTACCGCCATATCACCGAACACGCCCACAATCCAGTGTATCGAGTGACGAAGGGGTGTTTATGGACGAACCAGTGTCCCCAATAGAACCAAAACCTAAAAAGGGACGACGTGTAGGTCAAGGTTCAAAGGGTAATCATTTGTGGGAATTTGTGAGAGACTTATTAAAAGATCCTAGTTTGAACCCAACATTATTGAGATGGGAAGATAAAGAAGCAGGAGTGTTCAGATTCGTGCAGTCTGAAGCTGTTGCCAAGATGTGGGGACGTAAAAAGAACAATCCAGGCATGACTTACGAGAAGCTGAGCAGAGCTATGAG GTTCTGTAGATCAGCTGGCTACTTCGCTGAAGTGCCAAAATCTGGCAAATTCCCGAAGAAATTATGCTTTAGATTCGGTCCAAAAGCTTATGGATGGAAAGAGGTGTAG
- the LOC134685014 gene encoding ETS-related transcription factor Elf-3-like isoform X2: MYSMSAITSYTTDIGDLHRYHSMYFRPISPQFPLSQDDLIDMASSPQIVPSEGYHSDMSESELSFHEQEPMIIKQEKIYGCCSPSAEYETKTFMDLSTKMEYTEQSENTQLLSWTRKHPEHWESREVLDWVYYVADELFPESESPIRGEKFQNITGSQLCRMTLADFLDCDGYYGKSLYDTFRSCLNQGRFIEPAPCDYTTDYLNTNVPEFYKMYQISENIEPVNIDTRTEKMLEENLNLVTKIDDMDGMRKVQIGGMWIPFDDDPSNIPDAFLQVGDQVLDYISEDESDRSSDISNDGSRFLSLSNNSCTDIPLLPPYHRTRPQSSVSSDEGVFMDEPVSPIEPKPKKGRRVGQGSKGNHLWEFVRDLLKDPSLNPTLLRWEDKEAGVFRFVQSEAVAKMWGRKKNNPGMTYEKLSRAMRYYYKRGILERVDGRRLVYKFGPFSTGWKE, from the exons ATGTACAGTATGAGTGCTATAACTAGTTATACTACTGACATAGGAGATTTACATCGTTACCATTCTATGTATTTCAGACCCATTTCACCACAGTTCCCTCTAAGTCAGGACGATCTCATTGATATGGCTTCATCTCCACAAATA GTTCCATCTGAAGGTTACCATAGCGACATGTCAGAATCCGAGTTGTCTTTCCATGAACAAGAACCAATGATTATCAAACAAGAGAAAATATACGGCTGCTGCAGTCCATCAGCAGAATACGAAACTAAAACATTCATGGATTTATCAACCAAAATGG aaTACACTGAACAAAGTGAAAATACACAATTATTGAGCTGGACACGAAAACATCCAGAACATTGGGAAAGCAGGGAAGTTTTAGACTGGGTGTACTATGTTGCTGATGAACTGTTCCCAGAAAGTGAATCACCAATCAGAGGCGAGAAATTCCAGAACATTACCGGGTCTCAGCTTTGCAGAATGACTCTGGCCGATTTCCTTGACTGTGATGGTTATTATGGAAAGTCTTTGTACGACACATTCCGTAGTTGTCTTAATCAAG GACGTTTTATTGAACCTGCACCATGTGACTATACAACAGATTATTTGAACACGAATGTTCCAGAGTTCTACAAAATGTACCAAATCTCAGAAAATATTGAACCCGTCAACATAGATACACGAACAGAAA aaatgttaGAGGAGAATTTAAACCTTGTAACAAAGATTGATGATATGGATGGTATGAGAAAGGTACAGATCGGAGGCATGTGGATACCCTTTGACGACGACCCATCTAACATCCCTGATGCATTCTTACAAGTCGGAGATCAAGTCTTAGATTATATCAGTGAAGATG AATCTGACCGATCAAGCGATATCAGCAATGACGGCTCACGATTTTTGTCACTATCAAATAATTCCTGTACCGACATTCCATTATTACCGCCATATCACCGAACACGCCCACAATCCAGTGTATCGAGTGACGAAGGGGTGTTTATGGACGAACCAGTGTCCCCAATAGAACCAAAACCTAAAAAGGGACGACGTGTAGGTCAAGGTTCAAAGGGTAATCATTTGTGGGAATTTGTGAGAGACTTATTAAAAGATCCTAGTTTGAACCCAACATTATTGAGATGGGAAGATAAAGAAGCAGGAGTGTTCAGATTCGTGCAGTCTGAAGCTGTTGCCAAGATGTGGGGACGTAAAAAGAACAATCCAGGCATGACTTACGAGAAGCTGAGCAGAGCTATGAG